The nucleotide sequence CTTGCGAGCTGTGGAAGTAGCACTCGCGGCTTATCAATCCGCTGAACAGAAGCAACCAGTCGTTTTACGCTAGGACGGTGAAGGACGTATGAGTGTACGTGTTGGCATGATCGGCGTAGGTGGAATCGGGCAGCATCATTTGAAAGGCTTGTTGACCGACGAAAGGGTAAAGGTCGTTGCAGTATGCGACGTGAACCAAGAGGCGGTTGCAGAGACTGCTGAGCGCATTGGTGCGCATGGCTACACCTCTTGGCGTGAGCTAGTAGAGGCAGAAGTGCTGGATGCTTTGTTTGTGTGCGTCCCCCCTTTTGCGCATGAAGAGATTGAGGAAACGGCATCGGCGAAAGGCATTCATCTGTTTGTGGAAAAGCCAATTGGGCTGGACATACAAAAAGTGAACGAAAAGCAAGCAGCGATTGAAAAAGCGGGGATTATTACCGCGACTGGCTATTGCCTGCGCTATCTCGATATCGTGCAGGAAGTGAAAGCGTACTTGGAGGGCAAGTCGATTGCACTCGTCCGCGGCCACTATTTGACCAAGTTCGTCACGACACCTTGGTGGAGGGAAATGGGCAAGTCAGGTGGACAGCTTGTCGAGCAGGCGACACATACACTGGACATGATGCGGTATTTGGCAGGAGATATCGAGAAGGTCTATGCGCAGATGGCCTTGCTCGTCTCGCGTGACATTCCAAACATCGATATTCCAGACGTGACTTCCATTAGTATGGTGTTTCAGTCAGGGGCACTAGGACATCTGGATACGTGCTTCATCCAGCCGGACCACCGTACGAATGTAGAAATCTTGGGCAAAGATTTCCGCGTCATGATTGACGGAAAGCAATTATCGATCATGGATGAGCAGGGAGAACGTACAAAAGCGAGCACGGTGGATATGTACGTGGAGCAAGATCGGGCGTTTATCACAGCGATTTTGTCAGGGGATCGCAGCTTGATTCTGTCGCCGTATGAATCAGCGAGAAAGACGCTAGAAGTAACGTTGGCAGCGAATCAATCGGCACAAGAAGGGAAGCCTGTCACTATTTTGAGAAAAGGGGAGTGAGCAACATGGCTTTTCAAAAGGGAATCAATGCGTGGTGCTTCCCAAAGGAAACGAGCGTGCAAGAAATGTTTCGTCAAGCGAAAGCGCATGGCTATCAAGGGGTAGAACTGAATTTGGACGAGGGAGATGCTCCTTTTCATCTAGAGATGACAGAGGGAGAATGGAAGGGCTTGGCGGACGAGGCTCGCGAGCTCGGTTTGGAGCTGCCAAGCGTCTCTACTGCCCTTTTATGGAAATATCCGTTGACACACCATGAGGAAAAGGTCCGCGAACAAGGCATCCGTGTTGTCGAGAAAATGATAGAGGCGGCAAGCATTTTTGGCTCACGGACCGTCCTCGTCGTCCCAGGTCTCGTAACAGCAGAGGTGTCGTATGATACGGCCTACGAGCGGGCGCGTGAAGCATTGCAGCGCTTGGCGAAAAAGGCCGAGCAGCATCAGGTATACATCGGGGTAGAAAACGTGTGGAACAAGTTTTTGCTCAGTCCGCTGGAGATGGCCCGCTTGATCGATGAAGTAGACAGTCCTTGGGTAGGCGCTTATTTTGATGTAGGCAACGTGCTGCAATTCGGTTTTCCTGAGCAATGGATTCGCATTTTGGGCAAGAGAATTCAAGCGATTCACGTCAAAGATTTCAAGACGACGACAGGCAACATCACAGGGTTCGTGCCGCTGCTCGCTGGCGATATTCCATGGAACCGCGTGGTGGAAGCGTTGCGTGAGATCGGGTATGACGGCTACATCATCCCGGAAATCTCGCCTTACAGCCAGTTGCCTGAGCAATTGATCGCGCATACGTCCCAGGCATTGGACGCCATTTTTCAATCGTGAATGGACAGCAAGGATGTGAAGCGGAAGATGAATCAAGACAAACCATATGCCATCGGGATTGATCTGGGCGGCACGAAGATCATGGCCGCGATCGTCGACCAGCATGGCAACATCCTCAGGCAGGTGAACGCAGCGACCCAAACAGAAGAGGCAGCTCAGGCAGTCATCGGTCGTATCGGTGATTTGGTGCAAACTGTCTTGGACGATAGCGGCATCAATCTCTCTCGCATTCGCGGGATCGGGATTGCAACTGCGGGAATAATTGATACGCAGCGCCAAATGGTCATTTTTGCGAGTAACTTAAACTGGAGCGATGTGCCGATCGGCGAAATGCTTCAGGAGCGGTTTGGCGTAGCCGTGCAATTGATCAATGATGCCAATGCAGCAGCGGTAGCAGAATGGGCGTTTGGAAGTGCACGAGGCACGAAAGACTTGATCTATGTAACAGTCAGTACGGGTGTTGGTGCTGGCATTATTAGTGGAGGACGGCTGATTACAGGTGTTGGCGATAGTGCTGGGGAGTTCGGACATATTTCGCTTGATCCCGAAGGACCGCTGTGCATGTGCGGGAATAGAGGATGCCTGGAAAATTACACGTCTGGGCTGGCTTTGGCAAGTAGAGCCAGGGAACAGCTTCTACAGGGTGCTACCAGCTCGTTGCTCGTTGAAAATGGGAATGACGTGAGCAGGATAACGGCTAGAGAGGTAGGCGAGGCAGCGGTTCGTGGAGATTTACTCAGCATGACTTTGATGAAGGAAGCAGGTTATTATCTCGGGGTCGGACTGACCAATCTGATTCATCTGTTCAATCCGCAGGTGATTGTCATTGGTGGCGGTGTGATGAAGAATGGACAACTGCTGCTTGCAGAAGCGAAGAACGTCATTCGCGAGCGCTCTATCTCCCGGATGGCAAACCAAGTGAGCCTCCAGTTGACGACAATCGGAGCGGAGGCAGGTGTGCTCGGTGCAGCAGGCATGTATTATCCGTCCGAGCGTGAAATGGTTGAGGTTTAACGGAATGAAAGTGCGAGAAGCCGATGTTTGGGAGACATCGGCTTTTTCCTGTTCCCTGTACAGTGCAAGTCATAGGAGCCTAGACCTAGATTCTATCTATTGGTAAAATATTGATTGGAAAAATCTTCACATAGCATGATAGAGAGACAGACGGAGGGGTACCATGGCAGAGGCCAAAACAGCAAAAGCAGCGAAGAAGCCCGGATTTTTCAAAGAACTCCTTACATTTTTATTGGTAATTGCCATCATCCTTGGAATTGCTAGCGGTGCTATTTTCTATTTATCTGGGAAAAACCTTGATGATCTGCTAGGATCGCGACCGGTAGCAAAAAAGGAAACGAATCAGCCTGCACCCGTTAGTCCGGTGTCTACAGGTCAGGAAGTGGGCACAAATCAGCAGTCAAATGCTGTACCTGTTTCCTCAGAGGGAAATGGTGCAACAGACGCAGCGATGCCAGCGGCTTATCCTGTAGAAACGCAAGGACAACAAAGTAATGCTGTAGGACAAGTGGAACAACCAGCACTTCCTACACCAAAGGGATCGCTTAAAGGTACGATTACGTGGCAGTATAACGATTTTGTTGGGACGAAACCGGACGTGAATGCAAAGATTCTGCTCATTCGTACAGATTTTGATAAAAATACGATTACCGATGTAGAAGAGGGAGTATTTGCAATAGGTTTGGCTCCAAAAAACTCGGGTTTATTCGCGGGAAAAGCAAATGGGTATGGAAACTACGAGATTGGTAACTTGCCGGTTGGAGAATACCATATCATGATCGTATCCGCACAAACTACTCGCGACATTATGCTGCCTGTGGATGAATATCCCATAACGAAATTGAAACCATACATACAAAAATGGGATGAATTTTTATCGTTGAGTCTAATGGATAAGAAATATCACGTCGCTACCATTACCATCGAAGAAGGTCAAACACTCGATTTTAGTCACGATTTTGGGAATACGTTTTTTTAATGAGTGTTTTGGCCTTTAGACTCATAGGGTTTTCCACTGCGATTCAGGTATCATAAAACTATGGCACGTTTTGGCAGGAAAAACAGGTCAAACGTAATAGAAATTGTGGGTAAAGGGGTCGCAGCATGAAGGGAAAAAACAAAAGCATCATGATCGTCTTGGCTCTAGTCATTGTCGCATTGCTGGGATACACAGGCTATCGTTTCTTTGGTCCTGTGACACTGGCGGAAGGGTATTTGTACGAAGATGATACACGCATGCTATACACGAGTGTCACGGTGAATAACGAGAAAGTTAACGTTGAAATGACGGATTCCATCGTCGAAACAGAAGATAGCATCCCTGTTCTGAAAACCGAGTCGATCTTGCTGGAGGGAACGCTGGATGGGGAGCAGCTAACCCTCAAAAATCCGGCAACTGGTCAGGATATCATCGGCACTGTGAACGGTGACGAGCTCCAATTTGACGGGCTGCTTATGGAAGAAAATAAGGGGCAGACGAGCCTTGTTGCCACAAACAAAAGCGTGTACGAGAGCAAGTTGGCGACACTAACCAAGCGGACCAGCGAGGAAGCAGAAGTAAAAAAGAAAGAAGTAGCAGAACAAAGAGCCAAAGATGCAGCGCGTGTTGACTTCGCCAAAAAAGTAGAAAAGACAGGGAAGCTAGAGGCTGATCTGATCGAAACGGCAAAGTATTTGGACGAGCTGCAATTTACGGATGAAGCGCAGTTTTCCAATGATCAAATAGCAGAGCTGCAAAGACTGTTGGAAGAGATTCGTACCTATTCGACGCAGCCAGGCTTGAGCAAGATGGAATTCGAGGTCATGCAAGGAACATTGGGCAGTATGAAGGTGTTGGTCGATGGGATGAACACGATGGATGGCTCGATTCAGGACAAAAACAAAAACATGCAGGAAATGATCGCCATCATGGAGACCGACATGAAGGATATCCAAACGATATGGGCGGAAATCAAAGCGAGCGTGCCGGATGCCGAGAAACGGGAAAAAGAAATCAATGCGGCCATCAAGACGGCGACTGATTCCATCGCGCAGGCGAAGCAGCGCCACGGCTCGGTAGACAAAAGCGGACAAGCAAAAGTGAAGGAAACCGCGAACAGTCTGTATCAACAAGCGGTGAATGTACTGAATCAGACAAAAGCAAAGTATGGTTTTTAGACAGGAACAAGGCTCTCATTCGGGAGCTTTTTCCCATTTCAGTACCCTTATCGTTTTCAGGTCGGAAAAATTGTATTATTCTTATAGTATTACTAAGAGATAATCATAAGGCAAATTTTCCAGGAGGAGTACGATGAGCGTCTACCAGAACATTACCGAATTGATTGGAAATACGCCGATTGTTCGACTGAGGCGCATGGTTCCTGAAGGAGCAGCAGAAGTTTTTGTGAAGCTGGAGAAATTCAATCCGTCCGGAAGTGTGAAGGACCGCGCTGCCTACAATCTGATTTTGACGGCTGAGCAAGCGGGACTAATCCAACCAGGGGATACGATCATAGAGCCGACGAGCGGCAATACGGGAATCGGCTTGGCGATGAATGCCGCCGCAAAAGGCTACCGCGCGATTTTGGTCATGCCTGACAATATGTCGAAGGAACGGATCAATATATTGAAAGCGTATGGGGCAGAGGTTGTATTGACCCCGAGCGAGCTGAGAATGCCAGGGGCGATTGCCAAAGCGCAGGAACTGCAAAAAGAGATTCCGCGCAGCTTTATTCCTCAGCAATTCGAGAATCAGGCGAACCCGGATATCCATCGAACGACGACAGCAAAGGAAATTTTTGCGCAAACGAATGGTCGACTGGATGCGTTTGTCGCCACAGCCGGAACGGGTGGAACGATTACAGGGACAGGCGAAGCATTGCGGGAAAAGCTCCCGGAGCTGTATATCGCTGTCGTCGAACCAAAAGGGTCCCCGGTATTGTCTGGTGGAAAGCCTGGACCACATAAACTGGTCGGCACGAGCCCTGGTTTTGTTCCACAAATCCTCAATACAAGCATTTATAATGAAATCATACAAATTGCAGACGAAGACGCCCTACAAAGCATGCGGCAGCTTGCTGCGTTGGAAGGGATTCTCGTCGGCCCTTCATCGGGTGCCTCGGTCTTTGCTGCCATTACGATTGCCAAAAGGCTGGGAGTGGGTAAGCGGGTCGTGTGCATTGCGCCTGACACGGGGGAGCGGTATTTGAGTATGAATCTTTTCTAATTAGGAGAAAAGGCGATGAGCAACGAAAAACATGCGCTGATTATCGGGGCAGGCTTGAGCGGGCTTGCATCAGCGCTTGCCTTGAAGCAAAAGGGTTGGCAAGTGACGCTTTACGAGCAGGCAAAGGAGCATAAAGGCATCGGTGCTGGAATCGTTTTGGCTGCTAATGCGATGAAGGCATTGGATAAGCTGGGAGTTGGACAGGAAGTACGCGAGCTTGGGGCAGCCGTCCGTTCAGCAAGGATTCTCGACTGGAAGGGAAATTTGTTAGTCGAGCTGCCTGTCGCGGAACAAGCAGAACGGTACGGGGCTGACAGCTACTTGATTCATCGGGCTGATCTACAGCAGGCTCTTTTAGCGAAAATCTCGACACATGAATTGGTTCCAGGCAAGCAGCTCATATCTTTTTCTCAAGAAGAGCAAAGGGTTCATGCCGCTTTTGCAGATGGTTCAAGTACTCGTGGGGCGATTCTGATCGGAGCGGACGGGATTCACTCTCGTGTACGGAAGAGCCTGTTCGGTGAAGA is from Brevibacillus brevis and encodes:
- a CDS encoding sugar phosphate isomerase/epimerase family protein; amino-acid sequence: MAFQKGINAWCFPKETSVQEMFRQAKAHGYQGVELNLDEGDAPFHLEMTEGEWKGLADEARELGLELPSVSTALLWKYPLTHHEEKVREQGIRVVEKMIEAASIFGSRTVLVVPGLVTAEVSYDTAYERAREALQRLAKKAEQHQVYIGVENVWNKFLLSPLEMARLIDEVDSPWVGAYFDVGNVLQFGFPEQWIRILGKRIQAIHVKDFKTTTGNITGFVPLLAGDIPWNRVVEALREIGYDGYIIPEISPYSQLPEQLIAHTSQALDAIFQS
- a CDS encoding ROK family protein, coding for MNQDKPYAIGIDLGGTKIMAAIVDQHGNILRQVNAATQTEEAAQAVIGRIGDLVQTVLDDSGINLSRIRGIGIATAGIIDTQRQMVIFASNLNWSDVPIGEMLQERFGVAVQLINDANAAAVAEWAFGSARGTKDLIYVTVSTGVGAGIISGGRLITGVGDSAGEFGHISLDPEGPLCMCGNRGCLENYTSGLALASRAREQLLQGATSSLLVENGNDVSRITAREVGEAAVRGDLLSMTLMKEAGYYLGVGLTNLIHLFNPQVIVIGGGVMKNGQLLLAEAKNVIRERSISRMANQVSLQLTTIGAEAGVLGAAGMYYPSEREMVEV
- the cysK gene encoding cysteine synthase A, translating into MSVYQNITELIGNTPIVRLRRMVPEGAAEVFVKLEKFNPSGSVKDRAAYNLILTAEQAGLIQPGDTIIEPTSGNTGIGLAMNAAAKGYRAILVMPDNMSKERINILKAYGAEVVLTPSELRMPGAIAKAQELQKEIPRSFIPQQFENQANPDIHRTTTAKEIFAQTNGRLDAFVATAGTGGTITGTGEALREKLPELYIAVVEPKGSPVLSGGKPGPHKLVGTSPGFVPQILNTSIYNEIIQIADEDALQSMRQLAALEGILVGPSSGASVFAAITIAKRLGVGKRVVCIAPDTGERYLSMNLF
- a CDS encoding Gfo/Idh/MocA family protein; translation: MSVRVGMIGVGGIGQHHLKGLLTDERVKVVAVCDVNQEAVAETAERIGAHGYTSWRELVEAEVLDALFVCVPPFAHEEIEETASAKGIHLFVEKPIGLDIQKVNEKQAAIEKAGIITATGYCLRYLDIVQEVKAYLEGKSIALVRGHYLTKFVTTPWWREMGKSGGQLVEQATHTLDMMRYLAGDIEKVYAQMALLVSRDIPNIDIPDVTSISMVFQSGALGHLDTCFIQPDHRTNVEILGKDFRVMIDGKQLSIMDEQGERTKASTVDMYVEQDRAFITAILSGDRSLILSPYESARKTLEVTLAANQSAQEGKPVTILRKGE